A DNA window from Daucus carota subsp. sativus chromosome 3, DH1 v3.0, whole genome shotgun sequence contains the following coding sequences:
- the LOC108212989 gene encoding glutamate receptor 1.3-like, with protein MDTRSSYRLTTSFHSSSVLLMFFCLLCQYCHSQNEFRVGVILDMGSWNRKMVHSSITMAVSEFYNINSHYKTRIVPSTADSKGDPLQALEAAQELVVKNVAAMIVGAEMSLDAKLLALIGDKARVPIFSLSGSASFDEYPYFLQLSHSEAMQFEATAALVESFHWKAIIFIGENANYKPGVISCLLESFQEKNIQIDHISSLSSTITDDGILAELHKLMSMQTTIFVLHMTPSLASRLFSSVKSLGMQSEGYAWILTDTTRDIMNSGELMQPIEGALALKPYVPPSTKLRNFTSRWRKELQDKKPYMNVNELSSHGLWAYDAIWALAKAVEEVNMQINPKSTEEHNSASDFIHVGVSLIQKKLLYELVKTRFEGLSGEFKIINRTVPILKAFEIVNVIEEGEKRVGFWAKGVGITREIMHPALSHNNLKLIVWPGGSITAPKGAWPSRKKLRVGVPKKKGFTEFINLEYDPQTNTTRAMGFCVDVFKAALEALPYEVPIEYIPFVDANGELKGTYNDLVYQIYLEQYDAVVGDVTITNNRSQYVEFTIPYTEIGVGTITKVKENEDMWIFTKPVGADLCLITAVFFILTGIVIWFIEKPINKEFQGSLSQQIGTIFFSTLFLSSRQKLSSNLSRFVMFIWVFLVLILTSSYTATLASLLTVQQIGLASRGANVGYQTGSFVERAIASNLNFMDYSLRPYSSAEEYADALSKGSKNRGVDGIVDEMPYIKAFLSKYSPDYAMVDSASTTNGFSFAFRKGSPLVPEISRAIAKLREEGTLSTLEKKWYNKPSSLVNQELPPKPQVLKVDSFGGLFVIGGVSLGLALFARIFYIIRGKLNIYNYMFQTLASGNLAIMLRHMISSSELKKTMPV; from the exons atGGATACAAGGAGTAGTTACAGATTGACTACTAGTTTCCATTCGTCAAGTGTGTTACTAATGTTCTTTTGCCTTCTTTGCCAGTATTGTCACTCACAGAATGAGTTTCGAGTAGGAGTAATCCTCGACATGGGATCTTGGAATCGAAAGATGGTTCACAGCAGCATTACAATGGCAGTTTCTGAGTTTTACAACATAAATTCTCATTACAAAACTAGAATTGTTCCTAGCACTGCTGACTCAAAGGGAGATCCACTGCAAGCTCTGGAAGCAG CTCAGGAGCTAGTGGTAAAGAATGTAGCAGCCATGATCGTGGGTGCAGAGATGTCTCTTGATGCAAAACTCTTGGCCTTGATAGGTGACAAAGCTAGAGTTCCCATCTTTTCTTTGAGTGGGAGTGCATCTTTTGATGAATATCCTTATTTTCTTCAACTATCACATAGTGAAGCCATGCAGTTTGAAGCCACAGCAGCCCTTGTAGAATCATTTCATTGGAAGGCCATCATTTTCATAGGTGAAAATGCAAATTATAAGCCAGGGGTCATTTCTTGTTTGCTTGAATCCTTCCAAGAGAAAAATATCCAGATCGATCACATAAGTTCACTTTCATCCACAATTACTGATGACGGAATCCTTGCAGAGCTGCATAAGCTCATGAGTATGCAAACAACAATATTTGTCTTGCATATGACACCTTCTCTTGCATCTCGTCTTTTCTCAAGTGTGAAAAGCTTAGGAATGCAGAGTGAAGGATATGCTTGGATTTTGACTGATACTACGAGGGATATCATGAATTCTGGGGAACTCATGCAACCAATAGAAGGGGCATTGGCTTTGAAGCCTTATGTTCCACCATCAACCAAGCTACGGAATTTTACTTCAAGATGGAGGAAAGAATTACAAGACAAGAAGCCTTATATGAATGTGAACGAGTTAAGTTCTCATGGGTTGTGGGCATATGATGCCATCTGGGCACTGGCAAAGGCAGTTGAAGAGGTGAATATGCAAATAAATCCAAAATCAACTGAGGAACACAACTCAGCATCAGACTTTATACATGTCGGGGTCTCTCTTATCCAAAAAAAACTTCTGTATGAATTGGTAAAAACAAGATTCGAGGGCTTAAGCGGTGAGTTTAAAATCATAAACAGGACAGTTCCAATCCTAAAGGCATTTGAAATAGTTAATGTGATTGAAGAAGGTGAAAAAAGAGTAGGTTTTTGGGCAAAGGGAGTTGGCATCACCAGAGAAATAATGCATCCAGCCTTATCTCATAATAATCTGAAGTTAATAGTCTGGCCAGGAGGGTCCATAACGGCTCCAAAAGGCGCTTGGCCAAGCAGGAAAAAATTAAGAGTAGGCGTTCCTAAAAAGAAAGGTTTCACTGAATTTATAAACCTGGAATATGATCCTCAGACCAATACAACAAGAGCCATGGGGTTTTGTGTAGATGTATTTAAAGCTGCCCTTGAGGCTTTACCATATGAAGTACCTATTGAATACATCCCATTTGTAGATGCAAATGGAGAACTGAAAGGCACTTATAATGATCTTGTGTATCAAATTTATCTTGAG CAATATGATGCTGTGGTGGGGGATGTAACAATCACGAACAACAGATCACAGTATGTTGAATTTACGATTCCTTACACAGAAATAGGTGTTGGGacaattacaaaagtaaaagagAACGAAGACATGTGGATCTTCACAAAGCCAGTTGGTGCAGATCTCTGTCTCATAACTGCTGTTTTCTTTATACTTACTGGAATTGTCATTTGGTTTATAGAGAAACCTAttaataaagaattccaaggtTCACTATCTCAGCAGATCGGAACAATCTTCTTTTCAACTCTTTTTTTAAGCAGCA GACAAAAGTTGTCAAGCAATTTGTCCAGATTTGTGATGTTCATTTGGGTATTTCTGGTTCTTATATTGACTTCAAGTTACACTGCAACATTGGCTTCATTGCTGACGGTTCAACAGATTGGATTAGCATCCAGAGGAGCTAATGTAGGGTATCAGACTGGTTCCTTTGTTGAAAGAGCTATCGctagtaatttaaattttatggacTATTCGCTTCGTCCATACAGTTCAGCAGAAGAATATGCTGATGCTTTGTCCAAAGGAAGTAAAAATAGGGGTGTAGATGGTATAGTTGATGAGATGCCATATATTAAAGCCTTCCTTTCGAAGTATTCTCCAGATTATGCCATGGTCGATTCTGCATCTACCACCAATGGTTTCAGCTTT GCCTTTAGGAAAGGTTCTCCATTGGTGCCGGAAATATCAAGGGCAATTGCGAAGCTAAGAGAAGAAGGAACCCTTAGTACACTTGAGAAAAAATGGTATAATAAACCATCATCTTTAGTAAACCAGGAGCTACCGCCTAAGCCTCAAGTTCTCAAGGTTGATAGCTTTGGAGGATTATTTGTTATTGGTGGTGTATCTTTAGGTTTAGCCCTTTTTgcaagaatattttatattattcgcggtaaactaaatatttacaattacaTGTTTCAGACATTAGCTAGTGGCAATCTGGCCATCATGCTGAGGCATATGATTTCCAGTTCAGAATTGAAAAAGACGATGCCTGTGTAA